The nucleotide sequence AGAGGGGAGGGTGACACGAATGTGGCTTTGGTGTCAACGTTGCAGCAGATTTAAGAGAAACTTGCAGACCAGTGACTCAGGACAAACTGAAAGCGACCCTGTGGAAGCGTACTTGCAGTGAGAGGGCACGTCTGTGAAGACGCGCAGCAGGAATTCTCCCTCCAAGCCAGGCTCAAAGGTTGTGGGTATGATGACGTAGCGCCCCTCCGTCAGGTCAATGCGAGTGAACACCGATCTCGAGTTGATGTAGACGCTCCCGCCAACCTTCTGCTGGGTGACGTGCATGCGGTAGATCCGGTTCAGCTCCACCTGAATACAGAGAAACCAGTGCCATTAAATATGCCCGGCAGCACCGAAGCTCCCTGTCAGGGTCCAAGCTATTCTGACAAATATACACTTGCATGTGAAAACtaattaaaattattttttttactaagagagagagaagatatTAACCTTATGGATGTCAAAACCTATAGCGAGGTTCTCTCCTCGCCCCTCTCTCAGCGTGGCTCTGCGGTCTTTCTGCTGCAGACAGATCAGAACCTCGTCCTCTGGTTTGGTCACGTCAAATATATActgcaacacagaaaaaaatatttagttaaaatatttatttgcacCCATAGGAGCTGTGGTGAGAAGATGAGAAGTGAAATGACACCTGTGGGTTCTGTAAGAAGGAGCTCCTGTTGTTGACGCAGCCTCCAGCTCGGTTGAGAAGCGGGTCGTCGTGGCGGCGCCAGGAGCCCCTCATCATGACCTCCTCCCATGTCTTATGGACGCTCAGGTAGGACGTGTTGATGAGACGGCACAGGATGAGGTCCGTGAAGTTAGCAACAAAGTCGTCAAACGTCATcctgcagaaagagaaaaattcagtttaaaaaaaaattctaaaaagagaaaaagaatgaCACCAATTTAATGAATCTGAGGCAAATTTCCCCGATTGTTCTGTTTAACTTTGGCAACTTAGAGCTGCAAACAATTTCGGCCATCTGTGAATATGTGAGGCGTTTGATTACCACCCTGCTATACAGATtgctgccaccagggggcagtagcAGCCAATGATTTTTAGTGTACGcgacaccacccccccccacccataaCCATCCATGCGTGGTACCTAAACTTTTGCTGCaggcttttctttgtcttttacaTTATGAACGTGacagaaagggaaaaagtcTCCCACTATTGATTTTTAGCCATATCAGGCAACGTATGGGTGATGTCATTCCTTGTGCCTCAACTTAgaccaaataaaaataaaccacttTTTTTCAGATAACCCCAACTACTTTACAGCAACATTTTATAAACATACCAGAACTCTCCATCATCCTGCACAGTGACTCCGATCCGTTCTCTCTCACTCTTACTGACTTTCTTCCATtcttcagagctgcagacagagacagatagacagacagacacattagTCAAATTTTTCTTTTAGGTTATATACTGATCAAGGTGTTTGACTTCAGTCAACAAGCTAAAATAGAAAAAGCTCAACTAATCTGTTTGTTCAGCTTAAAACAGCTGCCAAAAATCACACCAAAAAGACATTAAAGGGAAAAGAGTGTGGACAATGTTGGACCCATCAGCTTGTCCCAAAACAATGATCTCAGCTTTTGCTTCAGGTCTTTGTCTTGTGGTCCAGCAGGTGGACTCAGCTGAATATCATAGCTACTCCTGGAGCATCTGATGAGGCTTTACCCGTCGCTCCAGGCTCCGTTCCACTCTCTCTGACCCCAGGGGTTCCTCATCCGGATCATGGTAAGTTTGTCTGACTTGAAGTAAGCCATCAGGCCATGGCCCAGCCTCACTCTGCGCACGTCGGTCACTGCATAGGCGTGGCCTTTCACCAGGCCACAGTCCAGCCTGGcctccatctctgcagcactgctTGCCTGAAACGAGGCAGCGGGTGGTATTCAGCTGCCTCCAGGGGACTCCAAATATGCTTTTTGTTATTCGTGAAATGATAAAACTCACTCGGATCGAGCAGCTGATGAGGCCGCCTCTGTCGTGGACTTTCAGGACCCTCTCAAACAGCTCATTCcgtttctctccatcttctttGAAATCACTCTCCACTAAGTCCATTGGCTCCGACACGCCGCCGGTGAAATCCACAAGAGCGTCGGCAGTGTTGCCTCCATCCAGGGCCTCATAGCATCCAGACATCCTAGACAGCACACAGCAGACGCAGGTGTGTCAGCTACAAATGAGACCAGGACCCCCTGCAGTGGCCACCGACCGCACCTTTACAATATGGGTTCGTTTTGGGATATAAACTTTGAAAGAACAGAGCTTAATGCAGCTCAGCTCAACTCAAAAATGTGGACAAACAATACAGAACGTCTTACTTTGCATAGGCCTTCTCCACCAGGGCGCTCCAGAACTCATTGCTATCATTGGAGTGACAGTAGATGAGGTTTCCATTAGCTGTGGGCAGCCTGTCATCGATCACCACGTCCACCCACTCTCCAAAACGCCAGAATCGGAAGTGAAAAATGCCAGCATAGGGTTTGTTTTCTTCCCACTCCTGGTCCTTCCAGTCAGGAATCACCTGTAGGGTAAAAGGGAAATGCAAGAGTTAATTGAGCCTCCGCTTTGTCAAAACTTGGGTTTTATATCAAGAGTGGATTTTAGCCACAAATATATTCAGATCCTAATTTCCCTACTTTGAGGGTGGAGCTGAGTTGGAAGGTTTCTGGTTAAAATCTGATGTACAACTGGAGCAGGAGACATGCTGGGACATTTTGGGCCCTTctgaagtgtccttgagcaaagCGCTAATCCCCTAAAATGCCCAGAGTGCCCGTCGAGGGCAGCTTACTCACTCTGACACCTCTCCCTTCATGGCTGCACGTGTTCACTCTATGTTCATGCGTGTAACAAAATAGAGGGTGGCAGCAGCAATTACCCCACTGTGGGACTAATAAAGGAGCCTTCTTCTTCTACATGTTTAATTTGCATGACTAAGTGAGCACAACTGACACGTTAACAGGAGAATTCATTCACATCCTGTTCCAGTCCCCAATGGCAGCACATTAATGACAtcgcctgtctgtccgtctcaGAGATACTAAAAGTCAGTAAGAGCGatagagcaagagagagagaagctaaTGATCGTGAATAAGGAAAGTTATATAAATAAACCCCACAAGCCCTCAGGAAACTCCCAAAGTTCCCTTTTGTACGTCATCCGTGTATCCCGTTGCCTAGCAAACTCACACATCCGCTGCCACCTTAACACCTTGAATAAAGCTTTAATAAAGAAAGAATCTTTATCGGAAAGTCGTAGGTTCAGAACCAAGGTGAACGTTCTAACGCGAAGTCGACGGAGCGATGAAATGACGGTCTGGCCGACGAGGCTTTCCGGCTGAATGCGTCCAACATTCATGCTAATCAATGAGTCCCAAACCAAAGCTCCCTGTGGGCACGTGTGGGACGGACTGTTACGCTGCTACAGACAGGAGGATGACATACAGGTCTAAaaaaagcagagaggagagagagggagagaggggaggactCCACATCATAGTCCACCAGAGCTCAATTCATCACAGCATCTGCAGGCAGCACGTCCTTCCTCTGATCGACGCAGGAGTACACCCTCAGAGCGGGACATGGATGATGCCGAGGCTCGCTCAGACGCCACGCTGCTGGAATTTAAAGAAGACCGGGCACTAACTGAGGTGAGACTTCCACTTTCACACTCCCATCACGTGTGTTGACGACAACATTTAACTTGCAGAATGGCGATTTTTCTGCTCCCGTTTTGCCGTCACTTGCTAACAAAAGCCAATATTCGGACTATTTCGGCTTTACCTGCAACGCTGCTGTATAAACACATCATCTGGGGTGAAATTAGAATTCTTAGTAAGTTTAAAAATCCCCCCACTGTTTGCAGCCGTGGCCAGGATGGCGGCAAATCAGAGGCCCGCCATTAACACATTGATGATCAATACCTCTAACACAGCCAACACGCAGTCAATGAGACAGAAAAGCATGAATCTCCATGGTGACTTTAtactttttaatgaataaaaaacaaCCAAGAGCGGCGGTAAATGTCCTTTACGTTACTTTTAACGTGTTCCCGTACAGATGATGCGCCTACGGGTGTCGTCTCTGCAGCGCTCGGGACAGAAGCGCCAGGACGGCGagcgcctcctcctcccgcACGAAGCCGTGTATCGGCTGGACTTCCCCACCCAGAAGCTGAAATTCTCGCGGTGGTACTTCTCCCTCGGCGGCTACGGCCGCGTCACCATCACCGGCATCTGCCAACTCTGGACCCCCGACCTCACCCACCTGATGACCcggcagctgctggagcccatCGGGACGTTCTGGCGGAATGCCGACGACCCAGAAGATTCCCCGCTCAAATGGCTGGAGGCAGACATGCAGGAGTTCGGCGAAAGGATCGCCGAACTCGCCAAAGTCAGGAAGGTCATGTATTTTCTGTTTGCCTTCAAGGATGGGGCGGAGGCGGCAAACCTGAGCTGCTCGGTGGACTTCACGGCAGACTGACTCTTTACTCTCTGATAGTTAATGTCGTCTCCCGTGACGGTCTACAGTAGTCTGCTTCATGTCCCACCTTGCATTAGAGCTGAATGGAGGGTTTTTGCACAATAAAAGAGATCCACCATTTCAAATATTTCCTTTCCGACACTTTTTTTTCGTGTAACGGTCTCGTGTGCGATTCGGCGGTTGTCGCTGCGACTTCGCTGCCACGTCAGAACGACCCGTCAGCACTTTTCGGAGCAGAAGTTCCACAACACAAAGCTCTCAGGCCAAGGACAAAGACAGATTTTATGTTCTAAAAGAAACCCCCGCCCAGGGACACGAACGGCAACTTTTGTAAAGGCCAGCGCTGTTTCGCTACGTTAACTTTGCTTCTAAAGTCATTAAACTCACAGAGTATCGAATCATCACACAACGCAGGACTATCGGCCTGACACAAAATCAATCGCTCTATTAAATCCTGACAGGAAACCGCCCGTGTTGTCACGGGTGCTGGTTTGCTTCCCTAcgggaggagaggtgggaggaggggggtagTGTATAATATATGATATTAAATGTCCTTCAAGGATCAGATGATTCATGGCGTCTCCCCCACGACCTTACAAGTACaccaaggagaagaagaagaaccttTGTAAAAAATAATTGATCTAGATCCCGTGGTACGCTCCTCCTTCCTCAAAGGGAAACATTGTGTCCACATTGTcatataatcttttttttttttaaaggctgccACTAGTTTCCCCCTTAAAAGTTGCACTGAAGCTTTGACGAACTGTTTTAGAAGGAGAAAGAAACACTTTGCAAAGAGCTTTTTTTGAAGGTTTTTGGTGCATCTCATCAACCTGATTGATCTActcattgttttttcttttcacacttTTCACATTCATGCTCAACAGCTGCAATCGAATGACCCCCAATTTGTTCTGGAAGTATCCTGACTTGTCAGTGACTGTCAGTCATCATCAGGGTGAAAACAGCTGTTGGTCCCAGAAGCAGACAGATTACAAAAGAAgtttgcttcattttaaatcCAATACAGCTGCAGCCCAAATATGCAATATTCAGGCTTTGTTGAAACACTGACTTTCCTCTTTTTGCTCTAACTGGCAGTAAGAGAGTGCTGGAACAGCCTCAACTGGTGGTTCAATTGAAACTGTGGAGACCCGGACCAGCAGGACCGGACACCAGTATGGCCCAAAAATGCTCCTACAGGTCCTGAAAACAAAACCTCTTGGTCAAAAGTCACAACTCACCCGCGAGGAGTCACACAGGTTTTAAAATGGGGAATGCTGGTGCATGTTAGGCAACTGGTTGCTCCACTGGGCCGACACCAGTTTCCCATCAGCTGATGGAAAACAGAGAGCTGCAGATCCTCTGGGATCCCACAGGTGAGCCGAGGTAATGATCAGTagggacacacacgcacgcacacacacgtttaaAATTAGCTCATCCAACTGCCTTTATtaaaaaacatcaataaaaagGTTTATTAGTAATCCCTCACGGACGACTGTATTTGTATCATATAGAAATGCGCATGAAGACAGATCCAGTGACACTTGGGGAGGTTGTAGTCAGCAGGTTGTGGACACGAGTTGGAAAGTTTGGATCAATAAAGTGAGGCTGCAAACAGCTAATGGAAATATTTGAGTAGTACTAAATGTCCCAATATGAGTGTGTGTAGatggaacacacacatcctgagTCCTAGACCACATTCACCACGAGGGTGTCTGCATGCgaccgtgcacgtgtgtgtgttgcaatGAGCAAAAGAAACAAGATTTACAGTTCTCATATTGTTAATCTTGGGTAAACACACacccagtacacacacacactcacacaggacCTACTTGATACATATAGAGCTGCTGTTTTGTATACTATAATACTGTGCGCTCACAGAGCAGAACCAACTAAAGTGTGAGGCAGAAATGACGTTAAACGAggctcctgtttgtgtgtgtgtgtgtgtgtgtgtgtatgtgttgttCACCTTTTGCCACAGAGCCTCCCTGGAAGCCAGACTGGAGCAGGCAGCCACAAACCAGCAGTTCCCCAGCTGACCTTGGTGCAAGTCATGCGCGCTGATACCATCCACGAACAGGTGAGGGTCGCCGCACAGCTCCTAAAAGAGCAGAGATGACATCATTCTCCTTGCACGGTTATGAGTTACAACAATTTTATTTCGACCGTATTCAACAATTCAACCAGAATCAGACTGTATTGGCGGGGCGGTGACAGAACAGAAGGACCCTTCATGGGAAAACCCAGATGTAGAATTGGATCCTAGATAAGTGAAGCAAAGGAAACCACAGAGCAAATGAGAGGCAGCCCATCAGGCCAGCAGCCAAATGACTGGGTGGGTAGAAACCAGTGGCTCACACACCCAGCTGGAGCACTAACCACATGAGCTCACTTTTAtctgaaaaataacataaattcacaatcaTTTCAACGACTTCTTTTTGCCCTGTAAATGATGTTAAGTGCACATTAAAAGCTAAAATATCAGGCCATCTACCCTGAAGTGAGTGATCAAAACAGGACTCGCTGTTGTGTAACTTTCCAGTTATTCATGTGGTCCGCCAATCCACAGGAATTTGGTTTTTTGCATTTCACAATAAACACTGCATGAAAGATCGCTCACGGAGACACTTGGATTATTCTGGGATTACGTGTTCAGAATgcccttttttaaatttgacatGAAGTTCCATCACAAACACGTTGCCAGGGAAGGCAGAGCATTTGAAAAACACCACATCTCCAATTTTAACTTGtctaaacattttttttacccGATTACTGAGATATTTAGAAGATCTGTGACTAAACTGTGACTTATTTTACCCCAGATAaacccatcagattcctcccacAGCTGAGTCAAGAACTCTTTCTGAattctttcctcctcccctACACCACAAATCAATAAAGTGGATTTGAGCCTTTTAAGTTGTCTCATTAATAAATAACTCAACAGATCAATAACGGGCAGCAGGTTTCGCCTGTTGTGTCTTCCTGGTGCTTCTGAGAGCAGCAAATGAACCAACCAATCTGCTTAAAATGTACATTAGAATGAAATTATCGTTTATAAAAACAACCAGTTTTATCATCCGAGTCTTCATTGGGTTTCATTCCTACTTATTTTAGTTTATGAAATCTAAAGCATGCGTGTGCGCTGGATTTAATCCCCGTCTgcagtaaagagacagaaacatGCACAACGATGCCCCGTTATATtcataaaatgattaaatgagaTCATGAGAATGTGAATTTAGCAGCAGTTTTTCCCATAAATAACGGTGAATTCTTAAGATTTCTAATACAGTATAAGACCCAAAATCAGACCCAATCCCCGTTTCTTCAGGGCAAAGGGTGGCTAAAGTTGCCAGGACTATTACGGTGTCCCTTTTAAAGGGCTGTGCAGTGTTGGAGGGGTCCACAGGTGTTTCTACTCACCTTGGGCCTTTTCCAGGTGACTCTGCCGATGCGGTTGCTCTGGTAGAACAGAGActgatctgctgctggaaaCAGGGGATCCTCAAACAAACGCCCGGTCTGCTGGCACTGCCGCCTCAGCGTGGAGAACGACTGGCCCTCGTATGGAATCACCATCCTCCTGAGGACCACACCGGCGAGCTGTTTATGCTTTCTTTGGTGTTCTGTTTACATTCTTCCATCATCTCTCGGCTGCATTTATGCATGGATAACATGGATGGACGGATTAATAGGCCAGAGCTGAAACCTACACGCCAATGTTGTGCATTTGTGAAACGCATATTATGTCTCATATACACGCACAGAGATGTGCACCATATAAACAGGTTATGGTTTCCTCTGGTCAT is from Takifugu rubripes chromosome 11, fTakRub1.2, whole genome shotgun sequence and encodes:
- the capn5a gene encoding calpain-5a, producing MVIPYEGQSFSTLRRQCQQTGRLFEDPLFPAADQSLFYQSNRIGRVTWKRPKELCGDPHLFVDGISAHDLHQGQLGNCWFVAACSSLASREALWQKVIPDWKDQEWEENKPYAGIFHFRFWRFGEWVDVVIDDRLPTANGNLIYCHSNDSNEFWSALVEKAYAKMSGCYEALDGGNTADALVDFTGGVSEPMDLVESDFKEDGEKRNELFERVLKVHDRGGLISCSIRASSAAEMEARLDCGLVKGHAYAVTDVRRVRLGHGLMAYFKSDKLTMIRMRNPWGQREWNGAWSDGSEEWKKVSKSERERIGVTVQDDGEFWMTFDDFVANFTDLILCRLINTSYLSVHKTWEEVMMRGSWRRHDDPLLNRAGGCVNNRSSFLQNPQYIFDVTKPEDEVLICLQQKDRRATLREGRGENLAIGFDIHKVELNRIYRMHVTQQKVGGSVYINSRSVFTRIDLTEGRYVIIPTTFEPGLEGEFLLRVFTDVPSHCKELTVDEPPQTCWSGLCGFPSLVTQVHVLKANGLAGQDSDGASDPYAVICCEGEKVRSPVHKNTRSPNFDTKGLFYRKKSNQPVSIKIYNHNALKDSFLGQVTLPAEPGEFQQMLHLRDKGDRRDNDLPGTLSVAIVTSTVLTNI